A genome region from Geodermatophilus bullaregiensis includes the following:
- a CDS encoding DUF2461 domain-containing protein: MTFEGFPDEGLMFYEGLEADNSKTYWTRHRAVYDACVRAPVQALVDELAPEFGTAKLFRPYRDVRFSNDKTPYKTHQGAVVNPEGRGAGAWYVQISAEGLRVAGGAWRLESDQVDRYRRAVADDVQGPRLRAEVDRLAGGDWEIDGDRLTRVPKGYQVDDARADLLRHRSLHAGRLFPFADWLHRREALDHVRSAWRDVVALNAWLADNVGATTKELRRR, translated from the coding sequence AGGGCTTCCCCGACGAGGGTCTGATGTTCTACGAGGGTCTGGAGGCGGACAACTCGAAGACCTACTGGACCCGGCACCGCGCGGTCTACGACGCCTGCGTGCGCGCGCCGGTGCAGGCCCTGGTCGACGAGCTGGCCCCGGAGTTCGGGACGGCGAAGCTGTTCCGTCCGTACCGGGACGTGCGCTTCAGCAACGACAAGACGCCGTACAAGACCCACCAGGGCGCCGTGGTGAACCCGGAGGGCCGCGGCGCGGGCGCCTGGTACGTGCAGATCTCCGCCGAGGGGCTGCGCGTGGCCGGCGGCGCCTGGCGTCTGGAGTCCGACCAGGTGGACCGCTACCGGCGCGCGGTGGCCGACGACGTCCAGGGTCCGCGGCTGCGGGCGGAGGTGGACCGGCTCGCGGGTGGGGACTGGGAGATCGACGGGGACCGCCTCACCCGCGTCCCCAAGGGCTACCAGGTCGACGACGCCCGAGCCGACCTGCTGCGTCACCGCTCCCTGCACGCGGGCCGGCTGTTCCCCTTCGCCGACTGGCTGCACCGACGGGAGGCGCTCGACCACGTGCGCTCGGCCTGGCGGGACGTGGTGGCCCTCAACGCATGGCTGGCGGACAACGTCGGCGCCACCACCAAGGAGCTCCGCCGCCGCTAG
- the dapB gene encoding 4-hydroxy-tetrahydrodipicolinate reductase, which translates to MTTSSPAPHQQAPGAEAAEPPRISVGVLGARGRMGTEVVRAVNAADDLELVAMVDDGDWLFNVADAGAQVVVDFTRPDVVMDNIRFCIDQDIHCVVGTTGFDEDRLATVAQWLEPKPDVGVVIAPNFGIGAVLLMRFAQEAARFFPSTEIVELHHPNKVDAPSGTAVRTATLVAASRRSAGLPPSPDATIDALPGARGADVDGVAVHAVRLSGLVAHQEVLMGGPGETLTLRHDSFDRASFMPGVLLAVREVGRRPGLTVGIESFMGL; encoded by the coding sequence GTGACCACCAGCTCCCCCGCACCGCACCAGCAGGCACCGGGCGCAGAGGCGGCGGAACCGCCGCGGATCTCGGTCGGCGTCCTGGGCGCGCGGGGCCGGATGGGCACCGAGGTGGTGCGGGCGGTGAACGCCGCCGACGACCTGGAGCTGGTGGCGATGGTCGACGACGGCGACTGGCTGTTCAACGTCGCCGACGCCGGCGCCCAGGTGGTCGTGGACTTCACCCGCCCGGACGTCGTCATGGACAACATCCGCTTCTGCATCGACCAGGACATCCACTGCGTCGTCGGCACCACCGGTTTCGACGAGGACCGACTGGCCACGGTCGCGCAGTGGCTGGAGCCCAAGCCGGACGTCGGCGTCGTCATCGCGCCGAACTTCGGCATCGGCGCGGTGCTGCTCATGCGCTTCGCGCAGGAGGCGGCCCGCTTCTTCCCGTCGACCGAGATCGTGGAGCTGCACCACCCGAACAAGGTGGACGCCCCGTCGGGTACCGCCGTGCGCACCGCCACCCTGGTCGCGGCCTCCCGCCGCTCGGCCGGCCTCCCGCCGTCGCCGGACGCCACGATCGACGCGCTGCCCGGCGCCCGCGGTGCGGATGTCGACGGGGTGGCCGTCCACGCCGTCCGGCTCTCGGGACTGGTGGCGCACCAGGAGGTGCTCATGGGTGGACCGGGGGAGACCCTCACCCTCCGGCACGACTCGTTCGACCGTGCCTCCTTCATGCCGGGGGTGCTGCTGGCCGTCCGTGAGGTCGGCCGCCGGCCGGGCCTCACGGTGGGCATCGAGAGCTTCATGGGTCTCTGA
- a CDS encoding VanZ family protein produces MTVRRPHPALQVHGTLSRGALAVTVLVSLAVLFAPGSDVPSAPPGVDKVVHLTLFLALVLAGRWAGVRPAPLVVLLLAYGAVSEVVQALAPLQRSGSVVDWLADAAGVVLGVAAWAVGERRSALR; encoded by the coding sequence ATGACCGTCCGCCGTCCGCACCCGGCACTGCAGGTGCACGGGACGCTCTCGCGCGGCGCGTTGGCGGTGACGGTGCTCGTCTCCCTCGCCGTCCTGTTCGCGCCGGGCTCCGACGTGCCGTCGGCACCTCCCGGCGTGGACAAGGTGGTGCACCTGACCCTCTTCCTCGCGCTGGTCCTCGCCGGGCGCTGGGCGGGGGTCCGGCCGGCGCCGCTGGTCGTCCTCCTCCTCGCCTACGGCGCGGTGAGCGAGGTGGTCCAGGCGCTCGCGCCGCTGCAGCGGTCGGGGTCGGTCGTCGACTGGCTCGCCGACGCCGCCGGCGTCGTCCTCGGGGTGGCCGCCTGGGCCGTGGGGGAGCGGCGCTCCGCGCTGCGCTGA
- a CDS encoding M16 family metallopeptidase, with translation MGAASADLATAPAPVGVPRVLDVDEVGGRVERTVLPGGLRVLTETMPGVLSATLGIWVGVGSRDETDRVAGASHFLEHLLFKGTRSRSALQIATAMDAVGGEMNAFTAKEHTCYYANVLASDLPLAVTLLGDLVTDALNTAEDLESERTVVLEEIAMRDDEPADLVHDLFSETLFGGTPLGRSVLGTVDSIEGLTRDDVDGWYRSRYAVPSMVVTAAGRVDHQQVVDLVTAVFRNRLSGSVEPTPLRRGEDVSLDRPARPAGLVSRRTEQTHLLLGSLGLSRFDERRYAAAVLETAVGGGMSSRLFQEIREKRGLVYSVGSALTSYAGTGSFSVYAGCAKKRVPEVLRLVREELTRVAAEGLTAEEVGRGRGQLRGGTVLGLEDTGSRMSRLGKSELSHGEYVPVREALDRIAAVDEDQVRDVAADLLGRETCLAVVGPYRESDLDRL, from the coding sequence GTGGGAGCTGCGTCCGCGGACCTGGCCACCGCCCCGGCCCCGGTCGGTGTCCCCCGTGTCCTGGACGTCGACGAGGTCGGCGGCCGGGTGGAGCGCACGGTGCTGCCCGGCGGGCTGCGCGTGCTCACCGAGACGATGCCGGGCGTGCTCTCGGCCACGCTCGGCATCTGGGTGGGCGTCGGCTCGCGCGACGAGACCGACCGCGTCGCCGGTGCCTCGCACTTCCTCGAGCACCTGCTCTTCAAGGGCACCCGCAGCCGCAGCGCGCTGCAGATCGCGACGGCCATGGACGCCGTGGGCGGTGAGATGAACGCCTTCACCGCCAAGGAGCACACCTGCTACTACGCCAACGTGCTCGCCAGCGACCTGCCGCTGGCCGTCACGCTGCTCGGCGACCTGGTGACCGATGCGCTCAACACCGCCGAGGACCTGGAGTCCGAGCGGACGGTGGTGCTCGAGGAGATCGCCATGCGCGACGACGAGCCCGCCGACCTGGTGCACGACCTGTTCTCCGAGACGCTCTTCGGCGGGACGCCGCTGGGCCGGTCCGTACTCGGCACCGTGGACTCCATCGAGGGCCTGACCCGCGACGACGTCGACGGCTGGTACCGCTCCCGCTACGCCGTCCCCTCGATGGTGGTCACCGCCGCCGGCCGGGTGGACCACCAGCAGGTCGTCGACCTGGTGACGGCGGTCTTCAGGAACCGCCTGTCCGGGTCGGTCGAGCCGACGCCGCTGCGTCGCGGCGAGGACGTCTCCCTCGACCGGCCCGCGCGGCCGGCCGGGCTGGTGTCCCGGCGCACCGAGCAGACCCACCTGCTGCTCGGCAGCCTGGGCCTGAGCCGCTTCGACGAGCGGCGCTACGCCGCCGCGGTGCTCGAGACGGCGGTCGGCGGCGGGATGAGCTCGCGGCTGTTCCAGGAGATCCGGGAGAAGCGGGGGCTGGTCTACAGCGTCGGCTCGGCCCTGACCTCCTACGCCGGCACCGGGTCGTTCTCCGTCTACGCGGGGTGCGCCAAGAAGCGGGTGCCCGAGGTGCTGCGCCTCGTCCGCGAGGAGCTGACCCGGGTGGCCGCCGAGGGGCTCACCGCCGAGGAGGTCGGCCGTGGTCGCGGCCAGCTGCGCGGCGGGACCGTCCTCGGGCTGGAGGACACCGGCTCGCGGATGAGCCGGCTGGGCAAGAGCGAGCTGTCGCACGGGGAGTACGTGCCGGTGCGCGAGGCGCTCGACCGGATCGCCGCCGTCGACGAGGACCAGGTGCGCGACGTGGCCGCCGACCTGCTCGGGCGGGAGACCTGCCTGGCCGTCGTCGGCCCGTACCGCGAGTCCGACCTCGACCGGCTCTGA
- a CDS encoding polyribonucleotide nucleotidyltransferase, protein MSAPTTQGSTAAEFDPEDGVTTATAVIDNGSRGSRSITFETGRLAKQAAGSVVVSTGDTMLLSATTAGRQPKEHFDFFPLTVDVEERMYAAGRIPGSFFRREGRPSEDAILTCRLIDRPLRPTFAKGLRNEVQVVITVLALDPEHLYDVLAINGASASTQLSGLPFSGPVGGTRVALVDGQWIGFPTHAELEDAVFDMVVAGRLLPDGDVAIMMVEAEATEKTIQLVAGGTPAPTEEVVAQGLEAAKPFIKALCEAQSALADKAAKPVADFPRFLDYQDDVYAAVEAQVGDELTRVQAIAGKQEREAATDELKERVKAALAGQFEGREKEVSAAFRAVTKKVVRQRILRDKVRIDGRGVTDIRPLSAEVEVVPRVHGSALFERGETQILGVTTLNMLRMEQQLDTLSPETRKRYMHNYNFPPYSTGETGRVGSPKRREIGHGALAERALLPVLPDREEFPYAIRQVSEALGSNGSTSMGSVCASTLALLNAGVPLKAPVAGIAMGLVSDEVDGKTEYVALTDILGAEDAFGDMDFKVAGTKDFVTALQLDTKLDGIPSDVLAQALTQARAARLHILDVMNEAIDGPDEMSPYAPRVTTVRIPVDKIGAVIGPKGQMINSIQDETGADITIEDDGTIYVGASDGPSAQAAVDRINAIANPQMPKVGERFLGTVVKTTPFGAFVSLLPGKDGLVHISKLGGGKRIGKVEDVVNVGDKLQVEITDIDARGKISLVPVAAEGAGDGDGDAATPAETPAPAEA, encoded by the coding sequence GTGTCCGCACCCACCACCCAGGGCAGCACCGCTGCCGAGTTCGACCCCGAGGACGGGGTCACCACCGCCACCGCGGTCATCGACAACGGCAGCCGCGGCAGCCGCAGCATCACCTTCGAGACCGGCCGCCTGGCCAAGCAGGCCGCCGGCTCGGTCGTCGTCAGCACCGGCGACACGATGCTGCTGTCGGCCACGACGGCCGGTCGCCAGCCCAAGGAGCACTTCGACTTCTTCCCGCTGACGGTCGACGTCGAGGAGCGCATGTACGCCGCCGGGCGCATCCCCGGCTCGTTCTTCCGCCGCGAGGGCCGGCCCTCGGAGGACGCGATCCTCACCTGCCGGCTCATCGACCGGCCGCTGCGCCCCACCTTCGCCAAGGGCCTGCGCAACGAGGTCCAGGTCGTCATCACCGTCCTGGCCCTCGACCCGGAGCACCTCTACGACGTGCTCGCGATCAACGGCGCGTCGGCCTCCACCCAGCTCTCGGGCCTGCCGTTCTCCGGCCCGGTCGGCGGCACCCGCGTGGCGCTGGTCGACGGTCAGTGGATCGGCTTCCCCACCCACGCCGAGCTCGAGGACGCCGTCTTCGACATGGTCGTGGCCGGCCGCCTCCTCCCGGACGGCGACGTCGCGATCATGATGGTCGAGGCCGAGGCCACCGAGAAGACGATCCAGCTGGTCGCCGGCGGCACGCCCGCCCCGACCGAGGAGGTCGTCGCCCAGGGCCTCGAGGCGGCCAAGCCGTTCATCAAGGCGCTGTGCGAGGCGCAGAGCGCGCTGGCCGACAAGGCCGCCAAGCCGGTCGCGGACTTCCCGCGCTTCCTCGACTACCAGGACGACGTCTACGCCGCCGTCGAGGCGCAGGTGGGCGACGAGCTCACCCGGGTGCAGGCCATCGCCGGCAAGCAGGAGCGCGAGGCCGCGACCGACGAGCTCAAGGAGCGGGTCAAGGCCGCGCTGGCCGGCCAGTTCGAGGGCCGCGAGAAGGAGGTGTCGGCCGCCTTCCGCGCCGTCACCAAGAAGGTCGTCCGGCAGCGCATCCTGCGCGACAAGGTCCGCATCGACGGCCGCGGCGTCACCGACATCCGGCCGCTGTCGGCCGAGGTCGAGGTCGTGCCGCGGGTGCACGGCTCGGCGCTGTTCGAGCGCGGCGAGACGCAGATCCTCGGCGTCACCACGCTGAACATGCTCCGCATGGAGCAGCAGCTCGACACGCTCTCGCCCGAGACGCGCAAGCGCTACATGCACAACTACAACTTCCCGCCGTACTCCACCGGCGAGACCGGCCGCGTGGGCTCGCCCAAGCGGCGCGAGATCGGTCACGGCGCGCTCGCCGAGCGGGCGCTGCTGCCGGTGCTGCCCGACCGCGAGGAGTTCCCCTACGCGATCCGGCAGGTGTCCGAGGCGCTGGGCTCCAACGGCTCGACGTCGATGGGCTCGGTCTGCGCCTCCACCCTGGCCCTGCTCAACGCCGGTGTGCCGCTCAAGGCCCCAGTCGCCGGCATCGCCATGGGCCTGGTCTCCGACGAGGTCGACGGCAAGACCGAGTACGTCGCGCTCACCGACATCCTCGGGGCCGAGGACGCCTTCGGTGACATGGACTTCAAGGTCGCCGGCACCAAGGACTTCGTCACGGCCCTGCAGCTGGACACCAAGCTCGACGGCATCCCGTCCGACGTGCTCGCCCAGGCGCTGACCCAGGCCCGCGCCGCCCGCCTGCACATCCTCGACGTGATGAACGAGGCCATCGACGGCCCCGACGAGATGAGCCCCTACGCCCCGCGGGTGACCACGGTGCGCATCCCGGTCGACAAGATCGGCGCGGTCATCGGCCCCAAGGGCCAGATGATCAACTCGATCCAGGACGAGACCGGCGCCGACATCACCATCGAGGACGACGGCACGATCTACGTCGGCGCCTCCGACGGCCCCTCGGCCCAGGCCGCGGTGGACCGGATCAACGCGATCGCCAACCCGCAGATGCCGAAGGTCGGCGAGCGCTTCCTCGGCACCGTCGTCAAGACGACGCCGTTCGGCGCCTTCGTCTCGCTGCTGCCGGGCAAGGACGGCCTGGTGCACATCAGCAAGCTCGGTGGCGGCAAGCGCATCGGCAAGGTCGAGGACGTCGTCAACGTCGGCGACAAGCTGCAGGTGGAGATCACCGACATCGACGCCCGCGGCAAGATCAGCCTGGTCCCGGTGGCCGCCGAGGGTGCCGGCGACGGCGACGGCGACGCCGCTACCCCGGCCGAGACCCCCGCACCCGCGGAGGCCTGA
- the rpsO gene encoding 30S ribosomal protein S15, translated as MALDSATKQQIMTDYATVERDTGSPEVQVAMLTRRISDLTEHLKQHKHDHHSRRGLLLLVGRRRRLLNYLAKTDINRYRSLIERLGLRR; from the coding sequence ATGGCGCTCGACAGCGCGACGAAGCAGCAGATCATGACCGACTACGCGACGGTCGAACGGGACACCGGCTCGCCCGAGGTCCAGGTCGCGATGCTCACCCGCCGGATCAGTGACCTGACCGAGCACCTCAAGCAGCACAAGCACGACCACCACAGCCGCCGGGGCCTGCTGCTCCTGGTCGGCCGTCGTCGCCGGCTGCTGAACTACTTGGCCAAGACCGACATCAACCGCTACCGGTCGCTGATCGAGCGGCTCGGCCTGCGCCGCTAG
- a CDS encoding bifunctional riboflavin kinase/FAD synthetase: MQRWRGLAATPADLGRTVVTVGMYDGVHRGHQQLIGAAVARARALGRPCVLVTFDPHPTEVVRPGSHPAILTSLDRKAELVAGLGVDGMCVLPFTPEFSRLTPEEFAHGVLVENLHAAAVVVGENFTYGHRAAGTVTTLTQEGRRFGFAVEGVPLAGDASADGEVTISSTYIRACVAAGDMESAARALGRPHRVDGVVVRGDRRGRELGYPTANVETPPFTAIPADGVYAGSLVTRDVSGATLGSAPAAVSVGTNPTFQGSRRTVEAHVLDFSGDLYGEHVGVEFVQRLRPMTSFAGIGELVAAMADDVVRTRTVLGMPSAG; encoded by the coding sequence GTGCAGCGCTGGCGCGGGCTCGCGGCGACCCCGGCCGACCTCGGCCGGACCGTGGTCACCGTCGGCATGTACGACGGCGTCCACCGCGGGCACCAGCAGCTGATCGGTGCCGCCGTCGCCCGTGCCCGTGCGCTGGGGCGGCCCTGCGTGCTGGTCACCTTCGACCCGCACCCGACCGAGGTCGTCCGCCCCGGCTCGCACCCGGCGATCCTCACCTCCCTCGACCGCAAGGCCGAGCTGGTGGCCGGTCTCGGCGTCGACGGCATGTGCGTGCTGCCGTTCACCCCGGAGTTCAGCCGGCTGACCCCCGAGGAGTTCGCCCACGGCGTGCTGGTGGAGAACCTGCACGCCGCCGCGGTCGTCGTCGGCGAGAACTTCACCTACGGGCACAGGGCGGCCGGCACGGTGACCACGCTGACCCAGGAGGGGCGGCGGTTCGGCTTCGCCGTGGAGGGCGTGCCGCTGGCCGGGGACGCCTCGGCCGACGGCGAGGTCACCATCTCCTCGACCTACATCCGCGCCTGCGTCGCCGCCGGGGACATGGAGAGCGCGGCCCGCGCGCTGGGCCGGCCGCACCGCGTCGACGGCGTCGTCGTCCGCGGCGACCGGCGCGGCCGCGAGCTGGGGTACCCGACGGCCAACGTCGAGACCCCGCCCTTCACCGCCATCCCCGCCGACGGCGTCTACGCCGGCTCGCTGGTCACCCGCGACGTCTCCGGCGCCACCCTCGGCAGCGCACCGGCCGCCGTCTCGGTGGGCACCAACCCGACCTTCCAGGGCTCGCGGCGCACCGTCGAGGCCCACGTGCTCGACTTCTCCGGCGACCTCTACGGCGAGCACGTCGGCGTCGAGTTCGTGCAGCGCCTGCGGCCGATGACCTCCTTCGCCGGCATCGGCGAGCTCGTCGCCGCGATGGCCGACGACGTCGTCCGCACCCGCACCGTGCTGGGGATGCCGTCCGCCGGGTGA
- a CDS encoding branched-chain amino acid aminotransferase has protein sequence MTDTLADSRTTTRVFTEGVPVTVEDVPRRPAAEREAVLADPGFGRHFTDSMFLARYEAGRGWYDARLTAYAPLQMDPATAALHYAQSIFEGLKAYAQPDGSVATFRPEANAARFARSARRLAMPPVPEEAFISAVDALVDADRDWVPTGPDQTLYIRPYQLATEPFLGVRPAHEYLFLVIASPAGAYFPRGVHPVSVYLSEDYIRAAPGGTGDVKCAGNYAASLLAQEQAIAAGCDQVVWLDAVEKRHVEEMGGMNLFFVLGSGDDAELVTPELTGTLLPGITRDSLIAVAREKGMRVTERRFSVDEWRSGVADGTVTETFACGTAAVITPVGEVKARTGDFTVGGGGPGPVTMQLREHLLDIQHGRVPDTSGWLHRVA, from the coding sequence ATGACCGACACGCTCGCCGACAGCCGCACCACCACCCGGGTCTTCACCGAGGGCGTGCCGGTGACCGTGGAGGACGTGCCCCGCCGTCCGGCCGCCGAGCGCGAGGCGGTGCTGGCCGACCCCGGGTTCGGCCGCCACTTCACCGACTCGATGTTCCTGGCCCGCTACGAGGCCGGCCGTGGCTGGTACGACGCCCGGCTCACCGCCTACGCGCCGCTGCAGATGGACCCCGCCACCGCGGCCCTGCACTACGCGCAGTCGATCTTCGAGGGGCTCAAGGCCTACGCCCAGCCCGACGGCAGCGTCGCCACCTTCCGCCCCGAGGCCAACGCCGCACGCTTCGCGCGCAGTGCCCGCCGGCTGGCCATGCCGCCGGTGCCCGAGGAGGCCTTCATCAGCGCCGTCGACGCCCTCGTCGACGCCGACCGCGACTGGGTGCCCACCGGGCCCGACCAGACGCTCTACATCCGGCCCTACCAGCTGGCCACCGAGCCGTTCCTCGGCGTGCGCCCGGCCCACGAGTACCTGTTCCTCGTCATCGCCAGCCCCGCCGGCGCCTACTTCCCGCGCGGCGTGCACCCGGTGTCGGTGTACCTCTCCGAGGACTACATCCGCGCCGCGCCGGGCGGGACCGGCGACGTCAAGTGCGCCGGCAACTACGCCGCCAGCCTGCTGGCCCAGGAGCAGGCCATCGCCGCCGGCTGCGACCAGGTCGTGTGGCTCGACGCGGTCGAGAAGCGCCACGTCGAGGAGATGGGCGGGATGAACCTGTTCTTCGTCCTCGGCTCCGGCGACGACGCCGAGCTGGTCACCCCCGAGCTCACCGGCACCCTGCTGCCCGGCATCACCCGCGACTCGCTCATCGCCGTCGCCCGCGAGAAGGGCATGCGGGTCACCGAGCGCCGCTTCAGCGTCGACGAGTGGCGCTCGGGCGTCGCCGACGGCACGGTCACCGAGACCTTCGCCTGCGGCACGGCCGCCGTCATCACGCCGGTCGGCGAGGTCAAGGCCCGCACCGGCGACTTCACCGTCGGCGGCGGCGGCCCCGGCCCGGTGACGATGCAGCTGCGCGAGCACCTGCTCGACATCCAGCACGGCCGGGTGCCCGACACCTCCGGCTGGCTGCACCGGGTCGCCTGA
- a CDS encoding antibiotic biosynthesis monooxygenase family protein: protein MSVVKINAISVPHHAHERFEERFRGRGGAVEKTPGFEWFELLRPIEGTDQYLVYTRWESEEAYRSWEGSQDFARAHQGGGDELAPAASDSHHLWSYEVIESSAPDRP from the coding sequence ATGAGCGTCGTGAAGATCAACGCGATCAGCGTCCCGCACCATGCGCACGAGCGCTTCGAGGAGCGATTCCGCGGGCGCGGCGGGGCCGTGGAGAAGACCCCCGGCTTCGAGTGGTTCGAGCTGCTGCGCCCGATCGAGGGCACCGACCAGTACCTCGTCTACACGCGGTGGGAGAGCGAGGAGGCCTACCGCTCCTGGGAGGGCAGCCAGGACTTCGCCCGGGCCCACCAGGGCGGGGGCGACGAGCTCGCCCCCGCGGCCAGCGACTCCCACCACCTGTGGTCCTACGAGGTGATCGAGAGCTCGGCGCCCGACCGGCCCTGA
- a CDS encoding HAD family hydrolase, which produces MTPDKRPGVLLDVDGTLLDTNYLQVLAWWQAFRDTGHDEVSMADCHRSIGIGSEELVVHLLGDDADDVSEAKTRRYEPLRELVAAFPRVDELLAACRERGLAVVLATSGEESDLEWMVPAIGGEDVVDGATTSADVESAKPAPDLLQTAVADHGLDPRRTVAVGDTIWDVRAARDAGLPCIALTCGGISRAELEEAGADEVYDTPADLLDHLDDSLIGKAARG; this is translated from the coding sequence GTGACCCCGGACAAGCGGCCCGGCGTGCTCCTCGACGTCGACGGCACCCTGCTCGACACGAACTACCTGCAGGTCCTCGCCTGGTGGCAGGCCTTCCGCGACACCGGGCACGACGAGGTCTCGATGGCCGACTGCCACCGGTCGATCGGCATCGGCAGCGAGGAGCTCGTCGTCCACCTGCTCGGCGACGACGCCGACGACGTCTCGGAGGCCAAGACCCGGCGCTACGAGCCCCTGCGCGAGCTCGTGGCCGCCTTCCCCCGCGTGGACGAACTGCTCGCCGCGTGCCGGGAGCGGGGCCTGGCCGTCGTCCTGGCGACCAGCGGCGAGGAGTCGGACCTGGAGTGGATGGTGCCGGCGATCGGGGGCGAGGACGTCGTCGACGGTGCGACCACGTCGGCCGACGTCGAGTCGGCCAAACCGGCGCCGGACCTGCTGCAGACCGCCGTCGCCGACCACGGCCTGGACCCGCGCCGCACCGTGGCGGTCGGGGACACGATCTGGGACGTGCGGGCGGCCCGGGACGCCGGCCTGCCCTGCATCGCGCTCACCTGCGGGGGCATCTCCCGTGCCGAGCTGGAGGAGGCCGGGGCCGACGAGGTCTACGACACCCCCGCCGACCTGCTCGACCACCTCGACGACTCGCTGATCGGCAAGGCCGCCCGCGGCTGA
- the truB gene encoding tRNA pseudouridine(55) synthase TruB, whose product MSRRRAADADVTPGVLLVDKPGGTTSHDVVARARRVLSVRRVGHAGTLDPMATGLLVLGVGAATRLLGHLGGTDKVYEATVRLGQTTVTDDREGEVLTTTSAAHLDDDAVRAALAGQTGPLQQVPSAVSAVKVDGRRSYDRVRAGEEVVLEPRSVTVHRIDVHRLTRPTPDLVDVEVTVACTAGTYVRAIARDAGAALGVGGHLTALRRTASGPFTTAQAAPVEAAAAALAAGGGPGVLALTDAATAVFPERRLTAEEATALGYGQRVAATGRPGLTAAVDPGGRLVALVEDAGSTTRVAVGFPPV is encoded by the coding sequence ATGAGCCGACGCCGAGCCGCCGACGCCGACGTGACCCCGGGCGTCCTGCTGGTCGACAAGCCCGGCGGCACGACCTCGCACGACGTCGTCGCCCGGGCCCGGCGGGTGCTCTCGGTCCGCCGGGTGGGACACGCCGGCACCCTCGACCCGATGGCCACCGGGCTGCTGGTCCTCGGCGTCGGCGCGGCCACCCGCCTGCTCGGTCACCTCGGCGGCACCGACAAGGTCTACGAAGCCACCGTCCGGCTCGGGCAGACGACGGTCACCGACGACCGCGAGGGCGAGGTCCTCACCACGACGTCGGCCGCGCACCTCGACGACGACGCCGTCCGGGCCGCCCTGGCCGGCCAGACCGGACCGCTGCAGCAGGTGCCCTCCGCCGTGAGCGCCGTCAAGGTCGACGGCCGCCGCTCCTACGACCGCGTGCGCGCCGGGGAGGAGGTCGTCCTCGAGCCCCGCTCGGTCACCGTGCACCGCATCGACGTGCACCGCCTGACCCGGCCCACCCCCGACCTCGTGGACGTCGAGGTCACCGTCGCGTGCACCGCCGGCACCTACGTGCGCGCGATCGCCCGCGACGCCGGGGCCGCGCTCGGCGTCGGCGGCCACCTCACCGCCCTGCGCCGCACCGCCTCGGGCCCGTTCACCACCGCGCAGGCCGCACCGGTCGAGGCGGCGGCCGCCGCGCTGGCGGCCGGCGGCGGCCCCGGCGTACTGGCACTGACCGACGCCGCCACGGCGGTCTTCCCCGAGCGGCGGCTCACGGCCGAGGAGGCGACGGCGCTCGGGTACGGCCAGCGGGTGGCGGCCACGGGCCGGCCCGGGCTCACCGCCGCCGTCGACCCCGGCGGCCGGCTGGTGGCGCTGGTCGAGGACGCCGGGTCCACCACCCGCGTGGCCGTCGGCTTCCCACCGGTCTGA